From the genome of Tsukamurella pulmonis:
ACGACGCGGGCCAGCTTGCTCAGGCCGGTCACGCGGCCGCTCTCCCCCGGCAGGTAGCCGACGTGCGCGACCCCGTGGAAGGAGACGAGGTGGTGCTCGCAGGTCGAGTACATCGGGATGTCCTTGACCAGCACGAGCTCGTCGTGGTCCTCCCCGAAGGTGGTGTCCAGCACCGTGTCCGGGTCCACGTGCAGCCCGCCGAAGACCTCCCGGAAGGCCCGGGCGACCCGCTCGGGGGTCTTCTGCAGGCCCTCCCGATCCGGGTCCTCGCCGACCGCGATCAGCAGCTCACGAACCGCCGCGACGGCGCGCTCGTGGTCGAACGGGGCGATCGCCGCCCCGCTGTTCCGCCCCATCAGCTCTCGCTCGATCGATCGGTACCGGACTGCTCCGGTCCCTGCTCGCCCGTCGCCTGCGGTCCCTGGCCCTGCTGGGTCTGTCCCGGAGCGCCGCCCTGGGGCGCCTGCCCCTGCGGGGGCCAGCCGGGGGCCGACCAGCCCGCGGGGGCGCCGTAGTCGGGGCGGCTGCCCTGCGGCTGCTGCCCGTACTGCCCCTGGCCCTGGCCGTACTGGCCCTGCGGCTGGC
Proteins encoded in this window:
- the folE gene encoding GTP cyclohydrolase I FolE, with the protein product MGRNSGAAIAPFDHERAVAAVRELLIAVGEDPDREGLQKTPERVARAFREVFGGLHVDPDTVLDTTFGEDHDELVLVKDIPMYSTCEHHLVSFHGVAHVGYLPGESGRVTGLSKLARVVDLYAKRPQVQERLTAQIADALMRKLDPRGVIVVIEAEHLCMAMRGIRKPGASTTTSAVRGAFKDSATSRAEALDLILRR